Below is a genomic region from Candidatus Epulonipiscium sp..
TGCCATTGGCCTTGTTTTTGCCAATGAAGGAATAGCTGCTGTAAAGGGTGGAGTGATTATTGCCGGCTTAGTCTATGTTGTGATGGCAGGAGCTATAAAGCTCTTTGGGGTAGAAAAAATTCGTTCGTTTTTCCCCCCAATAGTTACAGGACCTATTATTATGGTTATAGGACTTCGATTAAGCCCTGTAGCTATCAGCAGCAGTATGTATGACAACGGTGAATTTAGCCCTGTTTTCTTATTGGTGTCTGCTATAGTGGTAATTACGATGATTGTAATATCGGTATTTGCAAAGGGCTTTTTTAAACTGGTTCCTATTTTAGTAGCGGTTATTATAGGGTACCTTGTTTCTTTGCCCTTAGGATTGGTAAGTATAGAGGAAATTTCAAAGGCACCACTGCTTGGTTTTGAAGTTAAGGCCTTAGAACAAATTATTACACTTCCCCGTTTTACTTTAAGCGGAGTCTTAGCTATTGCCCCCATTGCTTTAGTAGTTTTTATTGAACATATAGGGGATATCACAACCAATGGGGCAGTTGTGGGAAAAGACTTCTTTAAGGAACCAGGGGTTCATAGAACAATGTTAGGAGACGGTTTAGCTACCATAGTAGCTGGATTAATAGGGGGACCTGCCAACACCACCTATAGTGAAAATACAGGGGTATTGGCTGTGACTAAGATGTATGACCCTTCCGTAATAAGATTGGCTGCAGTATTTGCCATTATCATCAGCTTTATTGGAA
It encodes:
- a CDS encoding uracil-xanthine permease; translated protein: MEMTSKGKVILALQHVLAMFGATVLVPILTGLDPSIAILCAGIGTLIFHLCTKGIVPVFLGSSFAFIGAIGLVFANEGIAAVKGGVIIAGLVYVVMAGAIKLFGVEKIRSFFPPIVTGPIIMVIGLRLSPVAISSSMYDNGEFSPVFLLVSAIVVITMIVISVFAKGFFKLVPILVAVIIGYLVSLPLGLVSIEEISKAPLLGFEVKALEQIITLPRFTLSGVLAIAPIALVVFIEHIGDITTNGAVVGKDFFKEPGVHRTMLGDGLATIVAGLIGGPANTTYSENTGVLAVTKMYDPSVIRLAAVFAIIISFIGKIGAIIRYIPEPVMGGVSIILFGMIASIGVRILIEAQLDFAYSRNLMISSLILVCGIAIEELPIYGTITISGLAIAALIGVILNKILPTDI